Within Flavobacterium pisciphilum, the genomic segment AGCAGTATCAACAGCCAGTTATTAACTGATAAAGTAAAAAAATCTGCAGTAAATTTACCTTGAAATAAAAAGTAAATAGATATAAAAAAAACACCTGCTCCAAATTCATAAAAGGTAATAACTGATGGTTCATGATCTGCAATTAACTTCCCATTCATTAATGTAAATAAAACTCCTAAAATTATAGAAGCTAGAGCATAATACATTCCACTTAAGTAGTGAACTTCAACTTGCATTATCAAGGCTAAGCCTGCAATAATAATCAACCCAAAGAAAACTTCATACCATAACACTTTTCTTCCAAAAAAAATTGGCTCCAATAAAGATGCAAAAAAAGCACCTAATGAAAATATAGAAAGTGTTATCGAAACATTGGAAACATGAATTGCCCTGAAAAAAAATATCCAATGCAAAGCAATTAACAATCCAACAAAAATTAACTTAAAAAAAGCTTTTACTGGTACCTTAAAAGATTCTTTTTTATATACAATAAATGCACCTAAAAAAATCCCTGCTAAAAGCATTCGATACCAAACTAAAGCTTCTGCATTTATAGTAATTAATGCTCCTAAAATAGCCGTAAATCCCCATATAAAAACTATAAAATGAAGACTTAAATAACTTTTTAATTTATCGTTTTGCATTACGTAATAAGTAAATTGCTAGAATTCCAAAAGCTATATTCGGGAACCAAACAGCAAATAATGGTGAGAAAGTCGATTTTTCGGCTAGTGTACCGAATATTTTATCAAAAAACACAAAAGCAAAAGCAAGTGCGATTCCTATTGCTAAATTTGTTCCCATTCCACCACGACGTTTCATCGAGGAAACAGCAACTGCTATAATTGTTAAAATAAATGCTGAAACAGGTACACTTATTT encodes:
- a CDS encoding DMT family transporter — its product is MQNDKLKSYLSLHFIVFIWGFTAILGALITINAEALVWYRMLLAGIFLGAFIVYKKESFKVPVKAFFKLIFVGLLIALHWIFFFRAIHVSNVSITLSIFSLGAFFASLLEPIFFGRKVLWYEVFFGLIIIAGLALIMQVEVHYLSGMYYALASIILGVLFTLMNGKLIADHEPSVITFYEFGAGVFFISIYFLFQGKFTADFFTLSVNNWLLILLLASVCTAYAFTASVKVMRKLTPYTVMLTTNLEPVYGIILAYFILGGKEKMSTEFYIGAIIIVITVILNGVFKHYKKDDKV